In Brienomyrus brachyistius isolate T26 chromosome 11, BBRACH_0.4, whole genome shotgun sequence, the DNA window AGAGGTTTAATTGTCGTTTAATCATCATAGGTATGCTTAAACTATCTAAGGGGAACTTCGCCAAACTATTACGCTATTTAATGTGCGATCCGATAATGACGGTAGAAGTTTCCAGCGTTTCACCTTTGTGCCGTTGACACCGTGCTCTGCCAGCTGGGTAGCAATTAACTGTGATGGTCACAGTACAGGGATTGGGGTGTGGAAATCATCAAATGCATGATCTTAATAAAATGCTGTCCCTAAGTGCAAACTCCAGCTTAATCTGCAAGGGCCTCTTGTAACACTGAGCAAAGGCCAGTAACAGCTCTGAACAAGCTGGAATCTGATTAAATACCATCAATATTATTATAGGCCTACCACAATTTTACCACAATTTATGTGTTTTGGATATAGTATGTTATAGAGGACTTGAGGGGACAACCTCTATTTCTCCTGGTCTACGAATGGAGATCAGCATAGCCTCGCTACTGCTTTTTCAGGTTATACAGTGCACCCTGACTTGCTGAATCTTAGCTTCTCTTAGGTTGAATATGAAGGAGTATTAGAAGAGCAGTTTCTCAGTGGCTTGTGAGCTGCCGATGAACTCAAACACAGCCTTGACCCAAGAATACAGAGCTGAGTGGGCCCACGCTTGTCCCAGGACATTGCACCTATGCAACACTAACGTATTTCAGGGAAACCTTGGAACCCTGCAATAACCCAGTCCCCAATGGCTGATAATTAACCCAAGCTGTCACAGTACTGAGATGTGTTACATGAGCTTGGAATCTGGGGAGGTTTGGAAAGAAAGCGTCTTTGTACGAATGTGATTAGAGACAAGTATTGAACATGAACTTTACCAGCCAGAAGCACATAATCTTTGACAGTATTTGATTTCCGTTCTGAATGCGCTTTGCTGCAcaatttaataataaacattcaGCATGATTCTGTGAAGGAATATCATCTTCCACAACATTTCCATTCTGCAGTTCACGTTTTATTCTGGGGGCTATTATAGACAACAATTCAAGTGTCCAATTGTAATGTTGAATCCAATTAATGTCCTAACAGCGCTTAAGACTAAAACTATTTTGTTTCCTATACCCTGTTAGCTCTAAAAAGTAGTGTTGGGCTGGACTTGGTACCTGTGTTGTTTCATATCTGTATTTTTAGTAATGATCCAATTATGTTGAAACTGTAACTGAGTAGTCTTACATGGGAGTGAGTATAGTCACATTACATAACAGAGTCATGCTATTACACAATGAGCAAAAAAATCTAGACGCTATAAAGTTAGCCTACTTCATCTGGACTGCTCCTCTGTTCCAGAATTCTCCGGTCCATGTCGGACAGAATGTCACGATATTTTTGTAAGCACAACCCCAGAGATGTGTTATGGCACTCTGATTACATCAAATTGACGGACCAATTTGTTATGGTACTCCTGGAAAACAACTCTCAAACCAGGTGGTAACGACTATAAAAACTGAGTAAAGACGGGTATAACTCTCTTTAGGGTGACTCGTTGAATAATATTTCCCACCAACTGCAATGTGTTTTCTGATTTTATGGGTGCTTTTAGATCTATTTAACTTGTAGTGAAGTGTCCTCCTTTTAAAGTAAAAGCATTctaaatgttttattattttttaattcactGTATTTATTATGCACCGCGAAAATCATCTTAAAATCTAGACCACTGAATTTGACCATGAGATCTAAAAATACTACGCTTATATGCAGCAAGGGAGGTATAAATTAGTGAGGGCTGTATCGATTTTGAAGAAATTTCAATAAATGCAGCAATATCGTAAACATCTGTACCACATTCCCGATTCGTATCGGGTTTTCGTTACGTTaaaaaaattaacattaaaaagATTACAGAAAATGAACACAAATACTAAAATCTTCGGAGCCCTTGATTGATTTACATTCCAAGTCTTCCCTCTAGTGGACAACACTGGTTAAGACAACAATTATAAAAACAAGATCCCCTTCAGTTGTCCTGTCCTTAGCAATTTTGCTTCATAAAACTCAAAAAAGAAAATGCATTGAAAGCTTCCGAATAAATATTTAACACAATAGCATTCATTATAATGGGTTCAttacttaaaataataaaaagaaatctCTGGGAAAGACCACAAATGACAATAactgggggggggattttttATCCAGAAAAACAGGCAGTCAGAGCACCAAAGAGAAAGAGAAGCAGAGCCTCACTTCTGACATTGTATGATTCAAAGGGCCAACAGTCACATTTTTAATGACACTTTTCTATTAATAAATGCGTGGAAGTTCCTGACCCTATATGTGGTCTCTTGTCCCCCACAAAGGCTAAGGAAGGATCACAGACGCCCTTATACAGAACGACACAAATACACATAGAGAAGATGATCGATAATTGCTGACATGGCCATTTGTTGTGCCACTAACAATATAAGGTATTTGAATGCTCAAAATTACAAAAGCCCTTCAATTCTGCATCTCTTCACACTTGTGCTTCTATGGACTAACTGCCTGTCAGTGGTGCTTATGATCAGGGTCCATCCGATCCTTAGGTTAATGACCTCCTGGCGCACAGCAGATCTACTTGAGCTTGTTTTATGGTTGGGAAGATGTTCCACAGGCGGCGTTCAACAGGCACAGGGGCAGAATGCAGACATAAACCTCTCAGGAGTAGGCACTGTAAGACACAACAGAGCATCGTGACATGATGTAATAGCAGACCAAACAAAGTACTCCACTGAGGGCTGCATTCATCTGTTGCATCATTCTGTAAAGTAATAAGGTCACACTCATTCTGATATCACTTTCCATGCATCACAGCACGTCAAGTCACATTCATTATTatgatctatctatccatccatccatgtatttattattatgagGTAGGCAATTTTAATGGGATGGTTTATTTTCTGTATGCTATGTTTTTCTGGAGGGCAGTGTGCTGCTCCTCTGTGCCTGTCGCTGGTTCGAGCCCGGCCTTTATATCTGCGGGTACTTGAGCAAGACTCTTAACCCCCCAGCACCCGGGTCTGCATTTCAGGACCAGCTTGCTCTTACCTACAGAGAGTAAGTTAAgaaaatttccccatggggatcaacaGGAGTATcaattatttataattttattattattaaagagcTAGAGCCAGCTGCTCATGTAAAACCTACTGAACGTTTCATTAATAAAACACAACGCCAGTTTGTGGCACAAACTTCTTTCTGTGGAATTTTGAAATCAAGCCCTCTATATGGTGGTACCAAAAAAAACCCAGTGGTCAGACCTCATGAATCGGGCCAGGGTGACGAGCCCCAGGACACCAGACAGCCCGTAGAGGACCAGCAGTACGGTGCCAATGATGATGTCTGCTTGCAAGACGTAAGCCTGCCACAGCAGGAAGTAGACAGCAAACAGTGTGGTGACCAGAGTCAGGGCAAGACTGAACCCCACACAGCGCTCACTCTCCTGCAGGTTACCTCTCACACCTGCGAGGGTAACGGTGGGAAAAACGGCAAAGAGTGAAAATTCAGAATGCAGGAAAATGTTATTcatgtaataataaataacataattaactgctagcaatgtacattttttcatattttgCTTATATTTATTGATTATGGATTTATTCTGACATACAGGTATCAGTTGATTTCCATTCCAGTTGCATTTACGTCTGAGGTTTACGTCCgaaagtaaataatatacacggATCGACACAGTGGGATATTAGCGGGTGtatcttttatttataaagcattgtgcttttatatttacattattatgtgtaaataatgtaaatatggtGAGTGTATTACAGTGTTTATAATACAGCACTGTACTTAATATCTCGCCTCTCCCCTTTAATTATCAAGATATGCCCAAATTGACTCACGGATGCAACTCAACGGATACCTGCATTTGAGGTTGACAGGCAGATACTTTAGCACCTGAAACACAGAGTCAGTGGACTCGACAATCAAATAAATCTTTGAAAGGTTTTAAAAATtgaaagcattaaaaaaataaaggagTCTCATTCTGGTCTGGTTCAGACAGCCCTCCCACGTCTCCCCTTCCCATGACGATCCAGGCCTCACCCCAGTACAGTCGCAGAGACTCCAGCACGGCCATTAGGAGCAGCAGACACACATCTAGGAGTAAAATCTTGCCTGGGTAGCTCAGTGCCTGGCCTGGGACAGATGACATGTTACTACACCCATCTGGCACACACGGAGTGGCAGAGTACCCCCTTCCCATCTTACTCACTCTTGTAGATAATCATGCTGAGGGTGCCGAGGAAGTAGAAGAGGGAGTAAACAGCTGAGAGATAAAGGAGCAGTTGCAGGGACACTGAGGACAGCTGGGATGGTAGTAAAGACTCTTAACACTGGAGACAAGGTGAAAATGTGCATAAGGCATGCACCTGTTTGTTtccacacacatttacacacatCAAGCTGTTTACACAACACTGTCCAaattaaagctgttaaagttTACTGACTGTATAAACAGCTTCCTGCAGCCCGTATCTTCTTTCCTGCTGTGCTCCAAAGTGGCTTCAATGACTGCTATACTGCCACTGCAGTTAGCTTTAACTCTCCTCACAGCCAGATCAGCCATGACCAGGTCGACTGCTGTCGGGATCCTATTTCTTGCCTGGTTGGACTATTTTTCTAAAAATCGTGCTAGGGAAAAAATACTTCTTTACCTGAGTGTACTCTGATCTTTTTTTTCCTCGCGTATTCAACAAGTCTCTGTTTAGGCTTTTGAGATATAACTTCCATATTTTACTCTCAATGTAATTCTTTAATATTCATGTACTTATTTCGGACAAATTCATTTGCTCAAATTGTGGGAGGCTTGATTCCATTCTCAATTGATTCGAATTAAATAACGTGAATAAAGAATTAAAATGAATCCATGCGATTGACCTGAAGGATACCACAGCCGCTGTTCTTCCTGGAAAGGGAGGATAAAGCAGGTCGGCATGGTAAACGCTGCAATCCACAAACAACTAAATGAATCACAAATAACAGAAGAATTTCCTGCGAAGTTGACTGAATGCCCACGTTATTGATTAACTTCATTACATTTGAAATCAATGAGTCGAGTTAtagtgttagcatagcgttttcGCGGCTAATAACTATAGCGTTAGATAGCAAGCCATGATATCTGCGCTGGCATGAGCGTcaaatctgctttatttatatAAGCAGCGTGTTAGAACATCGGCTCACAAAGCAAAGGTTAAAATTATGATTTATAGGAATATTGTTTGTATTCCACATAGCAATGCATCCGCCAACTCTGGGCTATGTTGTTAGCCAAATAACTACgtctaattttaataaaatcaCGCACGGGATTTAATGCCTAGTTTTGAGTAACTGCATGTAATATTTCAAATGCACTTTGATGCCGCTAAATTTGATACTGCATCTGATACTACACTGCATACATTTtaagctttctttacaaaatagGGATTCGTATCTATAGCAACGCGTCCACGTACCAGACCTAATGGCCGCCATCTTGAAACAGAAATTCTCGATCAGTATCTGGATGAGACATCCATTCACAAATACTCACGCTGTCTGCTGACACAGAGAAGTATTAAAGCCGTATTCCGCGGTTTTAAATAATTATCAACTTAAATATCATTTAGTTTGTTTTATTAGTTCTCAAATTTGTCAACAAAAGTGAAGCTGAATTTCACTTGTTAACATACCACCAGGACTGTATAGCGTGTCATCATTTATTAGAAATATTAAACCTCTGACCTCTCGTAATATCGCATTAATATCTAGTCGTAAGATAAAGAGAATATACAAAATATTCACCCAGCAGTAACATGTCAAACAGATGGTCATGTTCCTTCACCCAATATTTACACAAAATTAAAGATGAGCAGGtttctcttttgtgtttttattcacTTCATTTAAAGAATATTAAGATTTGGAAAATTTGGGAATATTGTAAAATACTACTTAGGGGAAATACCTAAATTCCTATAGAATGGCATCCCTCTCAGGGAAATTGCCTAGGATAGCATGCTGTATATTATTACACCAATTTAGCAAATCGCAACCCCCTCCTGCTATCAACCACTTTTGCAGTTGTCCCCCTCTTCCCACCCCTCAGCTCAAAGCGCTACATGGTTCAGGCTCAGCACAACCCAGCATCATGTAAGTGGCTGTGAAATAGTCAATGGATTACCTTTCTATTCTTAAACGTTTGTCACATAATCCATTTACAGCCACAAAAGTCCTTCCCTTGTTCTCTGCCTTTGTGATCCCAACACAGATCGAAACATTCTAGCAAAATTCGGGGAATAAGGAATCTTGTTACTGATATTCCAAACTGAAGGTGCATGAatggaacaaaaacaaaattagcACCGTGAGCACCTTATTAGTGTCAGATAgcattttcaaaatgtttattcacagaCTAAAGGTAGTTCGAGGGTGTCATTATGGcattgtacagtatgtattgGCACTAGATTGAAATGCTTTATATAAGTCTCTTGCAGCCGAATGTCATTTCAGCCTctgaggctattggcagtgaaTTAGTGCTCACGTGTGCATCAGGAACCCAGCCAAGTATGAGTAGACGGGAGAATTCCCTTGATCCCTGAAGCACTTTGTGCCTTCCTGTTGCTAGTGAAACTTTGCCTGCAATCATCAGTGATTTGTCAGTGATCCATACATACCACACTACAGTCACACTTACATTTTCTGATGCCTTGAGTTGAATGGGTTGTATAATGAAACAGTTTTCACCAATGATCCATCAGACACCGTAATATTGGAGTATAGCGTGTGTGTGTAGGGTGACCATGTAATCCACGTCAGGGGAGACACTATGAGCTATTTCAGGTTTTACACacaactttaaaactgaaaggctcctgtgcttggctaattagttcaattATTCTTGTGCTTTTACTGGTTTACTTGATTAAAAGTGTCATCCAGCTGTTTTACATTAACATTATTGACACATGCATGACTATAGAACATTGATCAATCATCATGGATTAGGTGGCCACCCTACCTGTATGTAATCAAAAACCATAACTCAGAAATACCTTGCACTTTGTTTTATTAAGTCCAGTCATCAAACCACATTGACCAAAGTAATGAATCTATAACTAGAGTGGATACAACAAGGTAGTTCAATGGATGTGAATGGGATCCTGAGGGTCAAACTCAGGGCTCCATAATATACAGAAACATCATTAATGACATCATCACTACACTTGCATTAGATGGTTTGTTCCAGACCAAGACATGTCCAGGCATAAGTGTGAATCAAATTTATGGCATCTGTGCGTTTGCACCTCAGCCCAAAAGAGATTCAGACTGAAAAGGACttgtttaaataattatataatgGTCAGGGAGGAGCCTTTTTCTGTCCTCCTGACATGCCAGTGAGTGGCAGGAACAGTTTAGCACGAGGGAAAGCCCATGGTATGGGGGGGAGGACTGGTTATATtgggaataataataatcgttatcattttcatttttattatcataACCATTATTGAGTCACAATAATGTGCTAAAACGTATATTCCTACTAGAATTATTGCATTTATACGCTCTGGAGAAGaataaaaactataaagtgaATAAAGCTAAACTTTTTTGTTACTTTCCATAGAGAATCAGTGTCAGAGTATGCTCTATGCACTGCAGCATATGGTCTGCTAAGGGACTGTATGCATTTGCGGAGACGATAATGACGGTGTTCTTGTTGTGGGTTTAATGTCAGTGCGCAGGAAGGTCATCTATTATTAATAATCAGTGCAATTAGATGTGAAAATGGTTCTGACGGAAAGCCCGTAGAGTTCTGTTAAGTCAAAAGTGCAAGAGGAGATTCTGACAGACCCTAGGATCACTAGCATAGAAGTATGTACATTATACTTACAAGTAGTGCATCCATACATTGTACACATTCTAGCTACCAAAATATCACACTTTTGCTTGTTTCCAGAAACAGCAAAACTATGTGCCAAAAATAGACAATTTGGAGCCAAAAGAGACAAATCTTACAACACACTTCATGCAAAGTGTGTTTTGGATATTTTATATAGTTGCCACAGAGACCTATAATAGACATTTTGCTCCACCATGTCCTGCCTGTGTAGctttaaataagaaaataaatatacaaatcggGTTTCCCTACCTATACAATTTACAAATTAAATCTACATAGACAATGAGAcaaatacatataattttaTAAATTATGTAATTCACACTGAAGTGATATTCTTTTAATGCCCAACAAACATACACATTCCCTAGCCACTTAGCAGTGGCAAAGGTTTACTTGACAGTTGAATatattttcagtatttttaaaGCATTATATTGCTTCCAGTGTCAACCAATAATGTGCGTTACTGCATTGGCATCATGATTACTGTGGACAGAGAGATGGGGTAGGTAGGGCCGAAGTATGATAGGGTTCATCCTACATCTTCAACGGAGGACATGGCGTCAACTTACCAAGGATTCTAAGTACACACAGACAGCTACTCAAATAAGGATATGCAGCTCATCCGGCTAACAGGAGCACTCTTTTCCAGAAGATTCTTCAATCCATCCCCCCCTACATCCTGTTACTAAGAAGACGATACCTCATGCTTTCATCTTACGGACTCGCATTTAGACATTTATAACAATTTACAATTTTAGAACCACAGCCAATTActtcaaaaataaatatttcctaGGTGAACCTACTGTATATCAGAGGTCTCAGTAGTTGGTTTCTTTTTGGCTGATAGAAAATGTCACTAATTTTATCACTACAACTAGAATAGGACAACTATTGCCGTTCTTGCCATAAAACGATTATGACTTTATATATGAGTAAATGTTCTTGAATCATCAAAATGCTACAATCCTCCACACTGAAATggatcaaaataataataattccctAGAATATTGACTGTACCTTTGAAATGTTGTTCTTAATGTTGCTATAGCAACATCATTTAGTTTCATATTTACAGAGACTCCATACTCTCATCCAAATGGTTTAACATATTTGAAAGTACAGCCAcacatatgttagtatgctgcCAAAACAGATTATCAGGCTTGGCATGTGATTCGTGGGTATACCTGCTTATATACATAGGTAAGTTTGCTCAGGAGTTGTGTAAATAGAATAATGGGCAGGGTGGCTTACACACATTTTCTTCCTCAGTTAATCAATATAAGCCAGTAAATTAACCAATCAGCAAGCAATGCTTTTGCCGATTATCCAATAAACTAAGCAGGATGCTCTCAATGCCTCCGTGCTAACAACAGTGCCCCCACCAGGATGGCTGCAGCAGCGATGACTGCTCCCCCAATAAGGAAAGGCTTCAGGTTCTCCAGGGAGTCTGTGCTGGGCTCTCTTGCCTCACTGCCCTCTGGCGCCGCCTCCTGGTCAGCCGCTCCATCCACAGCGGGCTTCTCAGGAGCAGGGGCTGCTGGGGCAGGATCAGCAGGGGCGGGGTTGGCTTTGCGCGGTGTGGCTGAATCTTTCTTTTCCGCCTTTTCACCTTGTTTCTCTTTGGAAGCGGGGGCTGCTTTAGGAGCCCCTGCTCCACTTTTGACTTTGCCCTCCATGGGATCTGAAAACAGAGGTGAGGGGGCTATTTCCTAGACTGGAGATTCCTTCTGAATGTCAAGTCCCAGGAGAAACAAACAGAAAGAAACAGATACTTTCTGttaacattaaaataattagCAGGTTTAGTAGCCAATATTCTGATAAGTATCTTTTGTCAGGGTTAGTCTCTAGCTCAGTGTTTCAcagtccggtccttggggacccacagctgCTCCACGATTTTGCTCactcccagcttcctgccagacagtccacatttctgcaatTCTGGTcgagaactgggagggagcaaaaacacggactgtctgtgggtccctgaggactggattgggaaacactgctctaggtTTTAGAGAGAAGGAACAAAACTAGGGGAAGAACATGACCTTGAAGGACACTGAACTCAGTGCAACTTTCCTAACACCTAGTTGATCTCACTCCTGCGCAGTAATAACTGGACTACAGGCACACCGACTAGAGCAAACGTGATGATATGGAGGGTGGGCACCACGTCAGAACACAGGGGTCCCATTTGAAGGTGTTACATCGACACCCTCTGTGGTCATCGTTGCAAAAGCGGCCCGATTTCCACCAAACACAACGCGTACCCAGGTACACCATGGCCAGCCTGGACATACAGGGTTAGACTGAGACCTTATGTGGGACCGGCTGCATTGGGCCTATTGCAGGCCTGGGACACCGGCACTGTGTGACTCACATGCCATGCTAAAGGAGGACGCTACAGGGAGAAAGAGGAGGGGGCAGGAGCAGTGACAATATAGGGGAGGATAAGGTCTCGGCTCGAGAGCTGAAGGATAGAATgaggatttaataaataatggAAGAAATAAGGCATTTTGACTGTGCTTGTGTATAAGGAGCACGTCTCTCCATATGCACGCCCCCAGTACGTGGTATTACACCTGCGTTTGGGCAGAGCATTGCAGTGGATGCAGCAGGGTGAGACGGCTCAGGGCCCCAGAGGtagcgagcgagagagagagagagagagtgagagacagaGATGACGACGATAACAGGAATAAAACGATTCTCGCTTACCGTGTTTCCTTTGGCTGCCTCAGTCCTAGCTGTGCAGCTTCTTGGGCCTGGATTTGGATGGAGAAATGATAACAGAGGGATAATGAGGCCTGCAGGGAGGAAATGCGGGGCTGGGCTCGGCTCCTTCCTCAAGGAGAAATGTCagagaatgagggagggagaagagatggaggacactgggagagggggagagagagcagcTGGGATGTACCACTCTGACTGTGCAATAGGGGTGATGTACATTTGGATTACATATAGTTATTCTGAGTCACTCCTTTCTGATTGAGCTTTCCTGTAAAAGGGATTTTTATATGCTTTGACTACTTTTGTGTTATTGTTTTTTCTGTTTATATAAACTTGTGCATATTTTCTTTATTCCTCATAGTCTTTGTTGTTTTCCATATGTGGTGAATTTTATATATTCTTTCATGCAaacctcttatctgcagaacAAATGAGTATAATGCTAATGAAGATATACAAAGATTTTAATACACTTGTATGAGATTGTGGTATGTTTTATATGCAGAATATTATAGTTATGTACCACATTACATGAGTAAAATGAACTGCTTTTCCACGATACACTGATGCCACTGGAGTCAGAGTTTGATTGTGGTATTGATTTTTCCAATTTTATCGATTGTTTAATCATCGATGCCATTTTTTTATAGGGATAATAAAACAATTAGCATAACCAGTATGACAAATTTACAGAGGTGGCCTGAGGACTATGTATTTCTACCCCACACACATAATTACTCCTGTAATAATATCAGGACTCAAGTCAGTTTAACTCTGCAGAGAAACACACAAAGGATAAACaccggggaaaaaaaatctctgtgtgtgtgtgtctgtattatttCCACATTGTAACTCAGgattaccaactttggtcagttgGCTGAAGAGTgattttcaatttgggacaaCTCAGTgcatgtatttacagtgatgtgacagttttattaccttatggatagtctgcagggtttgcaaactactcatATGGTTTTGATGTAGGTAATTTTAGGTAtacaatgaaataatatagatttgccataagatttcttgcgtaagCATGAGAGATATGTGAGAGTTTGTGTAAGTATCACAACTATAGAAGTCGGGTGAACACAAGTGAAAATAAGTGATGTAAACACTTTCTGGACCACGTGGGCTTTTACCTGAAAACTTCGGCTGAGAACTATCCATTCTTGTGGCATAACGTCAGGCCTATTTAAAGCATGGATAGCTTTCAGGAAGTGAGGTAGAAGTTCTTGGGAAGAGACAAGCCAGTGCAGATGATACAAACAGTTAGGTCCCCAGGGATGCATGCAGTCGGGCTGGGCTGCGGTTGGACGTAACTGTGGCTTTGGTGATTGTATCACTGGCTAAACAATGTAGTTGATAGCCTTTCCAACCCACAAATAGTGAAAGAGTATATTTTAAGCATATAATA includes these proteins:
- the LOC125704279 gene encoding transmembrane protein 80-like, producing the protein MAAIRSGRTAAVLSSVSLQLLLYLSAVYSLFYFLGTLSMIIYKSQALSYPGKILLLDVCLLLLMAVLESLRLYWGVRGNLQESERCVGFSLALTLVTTLFAVYFLLWQAYVLQADIIIGTVLLVLYGLSGVLGLVTLARFMSAYS